Proteins encoded within one genomic window of Lactococcus garvieae:
- the asp1 gene encoding accessory Sec system protein Asp1 — protein sequence MIVFIPKWENISEAGLSSDDLMGQIKAFMLADDSYRVVIPGYMPSLRYFLHHYDLLECNWLNIFDKIQGVEGREQVKISLSSLNFPKESEYYYTPFHILVYYHQQLIGKIYFGEGAHISEVHHFENSVLEKVEIYDDRGFLSSYKLYNKGEMIYTNYLDCAGESIFKQYPFGHCEVNPHNRKNFKYLKYENIEVLKEEYLESTLEEIEEIDSIIISVSQENLKFLPYSFYRSKMILSFFHERVSNMARVKTTVKRLSFQVKNIIADSKFQKLRLEEIIGVNNNIEVITPYDTRFDLSITQELEEEVIYTDTRNLRDEEVQILIQTFLKYIFENQEKGDALRKFKVFLRVTSEQSINAFSRIVNEVISLLFPELFIMMEQWEKMNDSELDTSCFSEHFEELQRLQNLKQSLEFLTVTSDEKLYTLIHQARLVIDMSQQPDVFTQISSISAGLPQINRRYTEYVEHKRNGLILSNLSELYSSMEYYLENLTHWQQARVHAVAQIKEYSGKMLREKIQRLVREKNDTKEN from the coding sequence AAGCATTTATGTTAGCTGATGACTCTTACAGGGTGGTAATTCCAGGATATATGCCTTCTTTGAGATATTTCCTACATCACTATGATTTATTGGAATGTAATTGGCTGAATATTTTTGACAAAATTCAGGGTGTAGAGGGTCGTGAACAAGTAAAAATATCACTTTCTTCATTAAATTTTCCGAAAGAGAGTGAATACTATTACACTCCTTTCCATATCCTTGTTTATTATCACCAGCAACTTATTGGGAAAATCTATTTTGGAGAAGGTGCGCATATTTCAGAAGTGCACCACTTTGAAAATTCTGTACTTGAAAAAGTCGAAATTTATGATGATCGCGGTTTTTTATCTAGTTACAAACTCTATAATAAGGGCGAGATGATTTATACAAACTACTTAGATTGTGCTGGAGAGAGCATTTTCAAACAATATCCTTTCGGCCATTGTGAAGTAAACCCTCATAATCGGAAAAATTTCAAATATTTAAAATATGAAAACATAGAAGTATTAAAAGAAGAGTATCTAGAGTCTACACTGGAAGAAATAGAGGAGATTGATTCCATTATTATATCTGTGAGTCAAGAAAATCTTAAATTTCTTCCTTATAGTTTCTATCGTTCAAAAATGATTCTTTCCTTTTTTCATGAAAGAGTGAGTAATATGGCGCGAGTAAAGACAACTGTAAAAAGGCTCTCTTTCCAAGTAAAAAATATAATTGCTGATTCTAAATTTCAGAAATTACGTCTAGAAGAAATTATTGGTGTAAATAATAATATTGAGGTCATTACTCCTTATGATACACGTTTTGATTTGAGTATTACCCAAGAATTAGAAGAAGAAGTAATTTATACGGATACAAGAAATCTGAGGGATGAAGAAGTTCAAATACTGATTCAAACTTTTTTGAAATATATTTTTGAAAATCAAGAAAAAGGAGATGCTTTAAGAAAATTTAAAGTGTTTCTTCGAGTTACATCTGAACAGTCAATCAATGCCTTTTCAAGGATTGTGAACGAAGTAATAAGCCTACTTTTCCCAGAGCTTTTTATAATGATGGAACAATGGGAAAAAATGAACGATTCGGAACTAGATACATCCTGCTTTAGTGAACACTTTGAAGAACTGCAAAGGCTACAAAATCTAAAACAAAGTTTAGAATTTCTGACCGTTACGTCTGATGAAAAGCTTTATACTTTAATTCATCAAGCACGGCTGGTTATTGACATGAGTCAACAACCAGATGTGTTTACACAAATTTCTAGTATTAGTGCAGGTCTTCCCCAAATTAATAGAAGATATACCGAGTATGTAGAACATAAAAGAAATGGATTAATACTGTCTAATTTAAGTGAGCTTTACTCAAGCATGGAGTATTATTTAGAGAATTTGACACATTGGCAACAAGCGAGAGTCCATGCAGTCGCTCAGATTAAAGAATATTCTGGAAAAATGCTACGAGAAAAAATACAGCGTTTGGTAAGGGAGAAGAATGACACAAAAGAAAATTAG